The genome window TACTTGTGATGTTGACCAACTTATATTTTAACACAAACTAAGATCTATTAACTAATTTCACTAAATTCATTTGTCCATGAAGAACCAGCAGAAAAAAGGGTTTACAAAGCGTAAGACAATCTTTCAGTCGTAATCTAAAGCAAAGCAGTTTCTTTTCATTAAGCTTATAACCCGTACAGTTGTACAGGAAGATACTAAGACTTAATTtatcaaaacagaaaatacaggcAATATTCTGGTTAAGCAGCATCTGTAAGTGAGAAAAACAGTAAGCATTCAGAataatgacctttcatcagcaGCTTCCTCTCTCCTCAGACACTTCATGTACTACAATTAAAaattttttaatttttattttggatttccaacatTGGTTTTGTTTAAAGATTATTCGGCCGTGAGGAGCTGGAGAGCATTTTCCTCTGTCACACTGTTTCTAAACCTCACATTGCCCACAGCCAGGCCAGCAGTCTGAATTAGCCATTCACTCACATGTCTTTCAAATCGAAGATTGGATGTGCAATCAAAAACAAGGctgtaacagaaacagaaactgctggaaaatctcagcagttctggcagcacctgtggagacaaaggacagctaatgttttgggtccagtgatccttcttcataaGGCTGTACCACTCTCTTCAAATCTTTCCTGAAAGCTTCCACTCACCACTTGAAATTGCAAAAGCACTGATTGTACAGCCAAGCCAGCAGATGTCATCACTTCAGGTTGTGCCTATATTTAATTGCACAATTCTGCTCCAAAAAGCATTCCAAATATAACAAGGGAATCAGTGTGAGCAGAGTTGGGATGGTGGAGGGAGAAGACGTTAAAAGTAAAGCACAGGAAGACTTCATTGACCACATCAGAAAAGTGACACCCAGATGTTGAGTGTCCACATCTGTCGATAGGGGGGGGAAAGCAACAAACCATTTTTCTGCACTCCACCTTCTGCTTCTTTGAAACAAATTACTGGAGAGATTTTTGCAGCACCTTGAATGCTTCCAAGAACATTCCATATTGAAAATCTGCTATTTAATTTAGCAAGAATGTGGCTTAGattgcaaaaagaaacaaaaagtacaAAGTCCATATGTGACTCAATGTAGATTTCCTACACTGAAGTAGTCTATCTGATTCCAGACACAGGGGCCTGTTGCTGTTTCCGTATCTTATTGAACAGCTCCATGTATTGAATAGCTGTGTCTGTTGGTGAATAAATTCCATCATGTTTTGTTGAGAATACAGAAGGAATCCCAGGCGTATGGCTTCCCATGAAACTCTGCATGAATTCCATCATGAGATTCCAACAGTCATTGGATACAATGCAAGGACAGTACTCCACCTAGAATTATGAACAACACAGTATTTACTCTTATGTATATCTTATTTAACCGCAAGTTATCTCTTAGGTATGGTCAGGTCACTGCCAGGATGGACCAAGTAAAGACCAAAAACACACCATGTTGCACAGAAAGTGAAAGAAAATATATACATAGTCGGTTCTGTAATAACACGTGTTTCTTCAATGCAAATTGACCTTACAGcaattgaagaatttagaccGCTGTTTGTAAGAAATTGAACTTTCCTTACCTGTATAGATTGTAACCTGATTCCAATCCCATTAGTTTAAATGACACAGCTATTGTGTGATTTTCTTATAACACGTGAACCGAAACTATCACGTTACATGTATAGGAaccggagtaggccattcgacccttcaagcCTGTACTCCCACTCATTGATTATGGTTGAtcagtggcctaactccatatacccacATTTGGCCTGTCTCCCTTAATACTATTGCGaaacaaaaatgcatttatttcagatttaaaattaacatccAGACTagcaccatctgccattcttggAAGAGAGTTCAAAACCTCCATCATTCTTTAGGGACATcagttcagctgcttcatcaaactAATGGGTCAGGGgctatttaatttcttttttacaGATCACCTATTTTGATATCAATTTAAAAAACTGCAAACATTGTAATTACCAAACAAGGAACAATTGATTTTTCCACTGACCTCTCCTCTCACTATCATTCACCATATCCACTCTGTTCCTGTGGCTTCTTCTGaatccccaattttaattgctctatCATTGAGGGTCATGTCTTCAGATGCCTACGCCCTAAACTCTGGAATATGTTTGATTATAAAACTTGCTGTCTCACTACCTCAgtttcctcctttaagaccctCATTAGAATCTCTCTTGACCAAATACCCCATGGTGGGGTATACATCACTTAGCATTTGTTTTGAAATCATAACTTTCATTAACTTACAGTcagaggcatacagcacagaaacagaccaactAGTCAGCGCTAACCAACCATTCCAATGTGACTTAgccccattgccagcatttggcccgtatccctcaaaacccttcctatttatatacacattcatatgccttttaaatgttgtaattatagtagcctccaccacttcatctggcagctttgttccatacacgcaccactcttcacatgaaaaagttatccctcaggtccttttttaaaatcttctccctctcaccttaaacccatgtctgCTAGTTTTGGGCTCcgcccaccctgggaaaaagaccttggctattcatcctatccatgcctttcatgatttcataaaactcgataaggtcacccctcagcctctgatgctctaggagaaaaaaaacccacttttttttgttcattcacgggatgaggacttcactagctaggccagtatttattgcccattcctaatcgtccagaggacagttaacagtcaaccacattgctgtaggtctggagtcatatgtaggccacaccaggtaaggatggccgtctccttcccgaaaggacattagtggaccagacaattggcaatggattcaatgtcatcattagactcttaattccagatatttgttggaatcaaatttcaccatctattatggcgggattcaaactaaggttcccagaacattatctgggtctctggattaacagtccagccataataccactaggccattgccttgcctcgtctattcagcatctccctataattcaaacccctccaatcccagcaatattcttgcaaatctttttagCACCCttacaagtttaacaatatctttcctatagaagaGCGACCAGGATGGTCCAGAGTATTTTAAAAGTGGGCTCAATGTCCTGTATTgccgcaacatgacgtcccaattcctatactcaatgttctgaccaattaAGCATGCCAAAAGTCTTCTTCACCATGTTGTTTACGTGtaattctactttcaaggaaccatgtacCTAAACTTCTAAGTCTCTTTTTCGGCAACACTCCCAAGGACCCTACtcttaactgtgtaagtcctgccctagtgggccttatcaaaatgcaacacctcacatttatctaaaccaATGCATTAAACATGAAAGAACACTCACAAAACAATGCCAGGGAAATACAAGGGTGTAAAGAACAAGCATCTGCAGCTGAAATCATGGAAAACAATGAACATACCTCAACTGATATGCCACGCACACTTGGTCCCATGGTGACCGTCCCAACCTTCACCAGGAAATCGCCATATTGGTAGCGAGGTCCACGGCTCTCTATCTTGCTGctttttgcattttggaaaaacccCTTCAGTTTGATCATCAGCGTGTCAAAGTTTGAGTCTGCCACCAAGTAGGGGCCGTTTTCAAAAAGTGCAAAGCAGCTGAGAGGATATTCTGTGTTGTGCATAACGTACATGAACTTTGCAGCCTGCCCTGATGAAAAGTAGGATGGATATCATTAGAATTAATGAGCACAAGGCAAAAGTAGAGATTTAAGACCTCGTTATATATCCAGCCTCTCAGAGGTCACATTGAGTTCAGGGTGGGTGCTGCAGCTGTCTAACAAAGATGCAATAAATCATGCTCTGTAACACATACACAACAGTATTTAGAGTTCTAACCACAGTCTACTAGAGATTTACATCACTTATTGAGTTGCTTCCTCTTTTGAAGgaactcactcattcattcagaCTGGCTTGAAATTCTACGGGCATTGGATCACTTGCTGGTGTTACAATTGTCAACTGTGCCACACTCAAATAGGAGAAGTTGGTAGACTATTCAGCCACAGAAGTCATCATAGCAATTTTCACAATCCTGTCCTGTCTCTATGCATAATATGCTAATAAGTCAATGGATAATGAGCAAAAACTAGAGCTCTGGCTGATTTCCTTCTCCCTAGCCCAAGAGCACCAAAGTCAAATGCAGATGCTCATCCTCTAAAGATCTCTAGTTGAGATTCATTTCTGCAAATGAATGTTGAGTTTGGTGGATTGGAAACACTTAAGAAGACAAAACTGTAATGCAGGCAGACATGCAGAATACATTCAAAGTTTTCAAGAAAATATATAATACACATTATGTCAGTAAATTCCTTAAATACTTCAAAGGTCTGGTGTTCTAAGAATGAGAATGCATGTTCCATCATCAATAGAAATAGCATTAAAGACCAAGTTCTACTGCATTCCTGAATAGGTAAGCCCAAGGCAACATAACCATTTCTATGATATTATGAAGAACTACTCAAAGTTTCAACCAGTTCAGTCTTCCAAGGTAGCAGTGAACCTCCGTACTTTTCATAAACATCTTAGGGATACCAACATGGTGAACATGAATTGATTGAATATTATTCAGGTAATCTTAAGTACATCAATACCAGCAGGCATCATACATATAACAATTCTTAACGTTTCAAGCAGCTATAATGAGGCATAGCAGTTAGAAATGCACAAACCAAAATAAGACACAATCCTTTCTTCTGAGGAAAATCTGTCTTCAGTTCAGCTGTTTGCCAAGTTACACATCCAAGATTGGTGCCATTTTATCTCAGCACTGTTTTGATCATGCCAATTTTGACTTGGAGAACTTTCATGCTAGTTTTCTAAATAATCTGACATTCTGagcaaaaaagcaaaagaaaatcaaacttcccctccccatctctagCCTCTGACTCATGCTGGATGCACATGCACTGCACATAAGggacaagagcaggccattcagcccattaattaGGACATAGCTGATCTGTTCCTCACTATCTTAGTTCCAGAGTCTGGTGAGTGAACGAGTGGTgagaattccacatttccacaagtgagctcggtctcttttcattggagaagaggaggaggagaggggacctaattgaggtatacaagataatgagaggcatagatagagttgatagccagagactatttctcagggcagaaatggctagcacgaggggtcatagttttaagctggttggtggaaagtatagaggggatgtcagaggcgggttctttacacagagagttgtgagagcatggaatgcgttgccagcagcagttgtggaagcaaggtcattgcggtcatttaagagactgctggacatgcatatggccacagaaatttgagggtgcatacatgaggatcaatggtcggcacaacattgtgggctgaagggcctgttctgtgctgtactgttctatgttctatgtgaagatTTGCTTCCCAACATGACCCCTGACTAGTTTAGATCTAATTTTAAGTCAATTTCCTTGTTCTCCATCGCAAGAGAAATTTGTTTCCCTTTCTCTGTCTGCGCTAACAATTCTTTTaatcagaaatatttcaaatggaTCATCCCTTCATCTCCTACACTCAAATATACAAGCCTAGTCTATACAATCTGTCCTCCTAATTTAACCCTTGTAGCTCCAGTATTGTTCTGGTGAATCAGAGAAGAAATTCACAGCATggaaaggccattcagctgttGCGTCCGCATGGCTGTCAAGCAGCAATCTTGCTTCATCCCATCTCTTGGGCTAGTTGacagttttttgcttctgttcaTTCAAGCAGCCTGCTCAGCACtctcacaatcctctgagtgGAAAGAAAAAGTTTTGCTCCAGCCCTTCCAAGGCCAATATCTTGTTCCTGAACCTGTGGTGCCCGGAAGTGAACATGGTACtgtaaataaaaatagaaagcgCTGGGAATACTCAGCGGTATCTTTAAAGAGTAGCAGTGATAATCTGTTCATCCCAGTCATCAACTGTGCATGAAAGCTCCAATAGTGTTTTTGGTGGGGGTCAGGATGCTTTttgttgcaggggaatgtgccatTACAGATTTACACTACTCGTGTAAAGATGTGCTTCATAACATCACTCCTGAAAGGCCTAGTTCTGATTTCGAAATTTAATCTTCTTCAAAACAGTACTTCAAATTGGGTCTAACTGAAGCTTTATATAACACCAATACAACTTCCACCTCATTTTATCCCAGCCACTTAAGATAAAGGTCAACATCCTACCAACTTTCTTAATTACTTTTATTGCCAGACAGATGGAGAGCAACCCATTTAGCTTAAAACAAAACAGTTTGTTTCATTCATGCAGGTAGAATTATGCTTCCTGGGTCTAAAACATGACATAGATGAAACTGCCATTTGACTGTTCGCATCAGAGGAAGATAGTAAGATTTTCAGTCCACTACAATGTCAGAAAGTGAACCACTGAATGATGTAAGATTTTCAATCATAAATTTTTCAAGTTTGCAACAATTATTCTGCTACTGACAACCCTCTACCCTTCGCAACACTTGCACAATCTTTTGCAGTGTTGACAGGTCTTCTTTGTGCAAGTTATTATTTATTAATCCAGGGTTTCCTCACATGCCAATGTGCAGGCTGTGGGTGAGGGTGTCTCTGCACCTGTGTGAGTGCACGTCGGTGTGTATGGGATTGTTACGGTGATGACTTCAGAGCTTTGGTCAAGACAAAAAACAAATTCAAGATATGTGCTAATGTCCTGAACGTATCACATTGGaattcatagagatatacagtgcagaaacagaccctcagtctaactcgtccacaaccagacatcctaaactgatccaCTCCCATTTGCACCATTTAGCCCccatccctctaaaac of Stegostoma tigrinum isolate sSteTig4 chromosome 21, sSteTig4.hap1, whole genome shotgun sequence contains these proteins:
- the med20 gene encoding mediator of RNA polymerase II transcription subunit 20 isoform X1; translation: MGVTCVSQIPAVEGKSVQQAVEMLTKKLEILGAVKQGTFCVDCETYHAGPTVTIPGQAAKFMYVMHNTEYPLSCFALFENGPYLVADSNFDTLMIKLKGFFQNAKSSKIESRGPRYQYGDFLVKVGTVTMGPSVRGISVEVEYCPCIVSNDCWNLMMEFMQSFMGSHTPGIPSVFSTKHDGIYSPTDTAIQYMELFNKIRKQQQAPVSGIR
- the med20 gene encoding mediator of RNA polymerase II transcription subunit 20 isoform X2 encodes the protein MLTKKLEILGAVKQGTFCVDCETYHAGPTVTIPGQAAKFMYVMHNTEYPLSCFALFENGPYLVADSNFDTLMIKLKGFFQNAKSSKIESRGPRYQYGDFLVKVGTVTMGPSVRGISVEVEYCPCIVSNDCWNLMMEFMQSFMGSHTPGIPSVFSTKHDGIYSPTDTAIQYMELFNKIRKQQQAPVSGIR